Genomic window (Helianthus annuus cultivar XRQ/B chromosome 3, HanXRQr2.0-SUNRISE, whole genome shotgun sequence):
gtgtgtgtctgtaAGATTTTGATTGATTTTGGATATGGTGATGTGAAAATTGGGGTAAATGGTAGAGTGTTTGTTAAATTTGATTTTGTTTCAAGTGATTTTTgatgtttttagtagattagggttttctattctgTAATGAAAATTGAATTTTATGTTGGGGATTTTGTGTTTGTTATCCTGCATGTGTTATTGTTTGTGTGTGAAGCTGGTAATATCAGCATAGAATTTGTTATCTTGTATGTTTGGGTGTAAATAAGAATCATTTGACTGGTATTTGTTGACCTTATGATGGTtggttttttcttttttgaaatgtttttttttttactatcaAATGGATCTCTTTTCTTGATTTGATGCTCGTGGATAGACTTTGTTTTCTGCATGGAGTTATTAGGGGCAAAGGGTTAGGGTTTCGAGTTGTTGAATATTGTGAGGCTTAAGGTTAAACTTGAATTAGTTGTTGACCTTTTGGTTGCTTTTATTCCACAATCGTATTGGGGCTGTGTGTTTGAAATACTTTTTTTTGAACTTGACCTAAAGATTCTATCttatgggtatgtttggcaaaagtagcggGTGGCTGCaagctggtagctggtggctggaagctggtagctagtagctgtagctttttagatatatttggtgtttggcagagtagctggagcttttaataaaatgtataaaatgaccaaaatggacataacaaaaaatttaaaaagtttgtgcattaaaaagttcattatctttagaggttaaaatagtcatttttccctaaaagcttgtagctccttctaaacgctactagtaggagcgttcaaccaaaagcttcaagctcctaacgtaaaagcttcaagctccttcaaACAAACAAGGCTTTTTATTGCgtaggagctttttcttaaaagcttaaagctagaagctcctaaaagctccatgccaaacataccctatgtCTTGTTTTATGGTGGAACAAAATGATTCATGACGCTGTAACTACAGTAAATGTTTTCTGTTAACGCAATGGTTCGTTCAGTTATAAATATATTCCCCCCAAATTGGAGCAAGGAGATTAAACTGCAAGTTTAAGTTACCTCTTGCATTCTTTTTCACATTTGAAAGCTTCCTCACATGGAAAGATTGTCTTGTATTGGGTCTCACTATCTTAATTTTATAAGGCTAGTAATGTACATTTTAAGATCATAAGAAATACCGAAATATTTTCTCATGAGGTCTGAGGATGAACTTTGAGTGCAAGTGACTGCTCTATGAATTAGAGTATTAGAGCTTTGACACAGGCAACATGAATAACCAGATATATTTTAAGATGTAATGTGGTAGTGATCCTAACGTAGTATACGGTGATGAATTGATAACCCGGTCAAAGGAGAATAAATTTCACAGCTTcaaacttatttttttattttaaggtAGTAAATGCTTGATTTTGAGGCGTGGTCAGATCTAGAAGTTTTAGTTTGAACAGATGTGTAGCGAGGAATCGAGGATAATGCTTGCTAGATCTCGTTATATGAAAGAGGCAAAattaaaatgataaaaaaatggtTAATTAAGTGGATAAGATAAAAAATGTCAAAAGGCTCTTTATGGAAGCATAGCTGAAACTGTAGTATTATGTTATTCTTGAGTTTTGTTGGTTTTTCTttatcaattaacataataataATTAGCCATctactatgcagttaatatcggtgagatatcggtgatatatcggttatatcggtcccttagtaaaatatcggtgtcaaatatcggtcaaaatatcggtaccgatattatcggcgatattgaccgatataaccgatatttgaccgatataatcgatatatcaccgatatttgaccgatataaccgatatatcactgatatatcactgaattattggtgttaagttgctatatatatataaattctgcattatattaaaattaccgatatcctaccgatatctcaccgagataacctatatttcaaatatcggtcctttaccgatatccgatattttaccgcattaactgcataggccATCTAAAGCTGGAGAATTTTGTTCTCATACGTTGTGATTATCTATCAAATGTACACATAACTGTTTTTGTGTATAAATATATCTTTCTTACTACTTTATTTCAAATCTAGTGATACTCAATGGATACTGATGACAACGATGCTCAAGACCAAAATCTTCACATAGTTGGGGAAGAGAGCTCGAAAGTTTCTCCTGTATTGCAATCATTTTCTCTTCCCAAATTCGAGTTTGATGATAGCTTACAGGGGCATCTAAGGTTTGATAATCTTGTTAACAACGAGGTTTTCCTTCAGGAAGATAATAACTGGATTGAGGAATATTCAACTGCTTCGAAATCAACACGGAAAAATGTATGGTCTGAAGCAACATCTTCAGAATCTGTTGAAATGCTTCTAAAATCCGTTGGACAAGAAGAGAAGGTTCTAGAAGAAAGTAACAGACACAGTAGCTTAACTAATGTTATGGATCCCAAGGGGGAATTAGAATCAGTAGTTTTAGGTGACAGTAAAATAGCAACCGAATCTGTTGTTGACGAATTACAAGTAGATTCTTCTGTGTCTAAGGTAGAATGTGGAAATGCAGGTTCCTCACAGAATGTTGAAAATGCTAGCGGTAATAATGACTCTGATTATGTTGATAAGAGCAAAGAGAATAGTGTGGATAATTCAATCAACAGTGACACCGTTGCTGAAGGCGGTGTTTTAAACGTGGAATCGGTGGGCAAACCGTTAGTTGAAAGTGGTGTTTCTGTTAACGAGGAAACAGAAAACGGTGTCAGTAGTGATGCCCAACATGTTACTTCAGCTGAAATTCCGTCTGAAGACATCTTAAACAAGGATGATACATCTGGAAATACGGACGTAAATGTTGTTGGAGCTGCTGATAGCCCAAAGAATGATAAAGGAGTTAATGCAATAGCTCATGATGAATCTAATATGGATATTCTAACAGATGCTGGTATATTAACTACtcagagtaaaatgccattttcgtccttgaggtttggccagttttgcgactttcgtccaaaggttttcTTTTttgcatttggatccaaaaggtttgaaatcttgccattttcatccggcttgttaactaCAGCtgtttttctccgttaagtcgggGGTATTTTCGTTTTTTTGGATAACTtgaagggcaattcagtcttattcactttatgtacaagcatttagcataatgtacatcaagtgaaaaagaccgaattgccctttaagttaacacaAAAGACGAAAGttgagaaaaatggatggagttaacaagccggatgaaaatggcaagctttcaaacttttggatccagatgcgaaaaaacaaccgttggacgaaagtcgcaaaactggccaaaacTCAGGGACGAAAATAGCATTTTACTTAACGTATGATTATAAGTATTAAGATACTCACGATAATATTTGAACTAATTCTTATTAATTTTATGTAAATCAGTTGTGGCTGTGGAATCAAGTAAATTATCATCTCCTGACACAACTGACGGTGTACAGTTACCATCTGGAACCATTGCTACATCTGATGTTGTTACAGAAGACCAACCAAGATCACCTATACTTGGGGTCAGTTTATTGTCGGATGATAATAAAGAAAAAGTGGAAGTAGGATCTACCAGTGAAGGCGCTTTCCAGAAGCAGTCCCCAGAAGTTGAAAAGGGCACGGTTTCTGACGGTGCTGAAAAGATCGTACACATCAATGCGGGCCAAAGTGAACAAACCGGAGATGATGAATCAGGAAGTTTACCGGATCCTAAGGAATCAATGACAGGAGAAGATGGAGCGGAACCTCTAAATTTAGCAGGTGATCAttatttatatatacatacaagGCTATTATGGATTTATGCCAGATAAAAATGTTCAGatacattttttttttgcaaatacGATTCTGATTACTGGTCTGGCTTTTGCAGTTAATATGCCAGATCAGCAGCAGGCGTCTGTTGATATAGATAGTCCATCTGGATGCGACACTAATCCTTCTTCTTTGGATAAACCTCAAACTTCTTTGTCAGACGCAAAAAGCGTTGAACTTTCTCAAACTGCAAAAGATAAACATGATGTCACCAAGGGTACAAAAGAAGACAAGAACTTTACTTTCGAGGTCAATGCTAGTTCAAGTCAAAATATTAATTTCTCAACGGTAATCGTTTTTTTATTTCTAGTTTTGTGCTTTGCGTATTTTGTTTTTTATTGCGTCATAACTCTCTTTAACAAGGATTTTTTATTAACTTTTGCTTAGAATACGGTGTCATCTGTTAGTTCTCATGGTAGCCAGTTAGATCCTAACAAATTGCATGAGGATTCTCCAGTtactcaatcacctatcactacCTCTGCTGCAACAAGAGCCAAAGGAACTTCTGAACGTAAACCGAGGAAAAAATCTGTTGGGACAGAAACCGCTAAGCAAAGTAACAACTTGAAAGAAAAGACTCCCGCTAGACGTTCACGTAAAACAGAAAAATCGCCTCCATTGCAAACATCCCCTACAACTGGACATGTTACTCCAGTCAGCAATCCTAAGCCAGGTGGCATGACTCCTATTTCCACATCAACTCTACCCATTCTGAATAACTCAACCTCTGTATTCCATCACTCTTTTACCGACAATCAGCAAGTGCAATTGCGGGCACAAATTTTAGTATACGGTTCAATATTGTAAGTACTTAGTACAATAGTACTTACACTTTTCATACATATGCATATACACATGTATGTTTTCATTCAGTTTTTAATTTTCTATACGCATGACTGAATATTTCAGGTCTGGAGTACCACCTGAAGAGCCTCATATGATTGCTGCATTTGGCCAATCTGGTTAGTCTATTTTACAGTTTTTTATTTAGCATTATTTATGTTTAAAAAACCAGATGACTCATATTAGTTCCATCACATGTGTTTACAGACGGTGGAAGGAGAGCCTGGGAGGCTACTTGGCATGCTTATCTAGAAAGGGTTCGTGGGCCCAAAGCCCAACCCAATAACCCTGGCCCAAGTACCCCTAATCAAGCAGTTAAAATAGGTTCCGCCCAAAGCAAAATTCTCTCCGGTATTTCTTCACCGATCGTTAATCCCATTATTCCCATTTCATCTCCCCTTTGGAATATTCCTACCCCTAGTGATGGCTCACAGTCTAACGCTATGCCCAAAAGTGATCTTTTTGGCCCGTTTCAAAACCCGGTGGTGCAGAATTTTGCTGGACATAACCCTATGTGGCCATCGCAAGGCGTGTTTCCTGGTCAATGGGTTGCGTCTTCACCGGTTGCTTCGTTTAATGCTCGTCTTTCTGCATTGCCTATAACCGAGTCTGTAAAACTAACTACAGTGAAAGAATCAGGTGCTGTAAGTATGCCGGTGATTTCTGTGGGCCCTAGTGCTTCTCCAACCATTTCTCCTATGCTGTCATCTGGTCAAACTTCTGGTCAAACTTCAAGTGATCCAAAAAGCAGAAAGAGGAAGAAGGTTGTCAATAGTAATATTACAACATCAGCTGCCTTATCGACACCTGTCGGTAATTTTGTTCCACCTATATCTTTTGCATCTACTCATGGTCAACCTAGCAATGTGACTCATGTTGACCAAAACATGGAGAAGATTGTAACAAGAGAGAACACCGTGAGCAAAATTGAGGAGTCAAAGGTTCAGGCAGCAGACGCAGCAGTGCATGCTGCTGCTGCCGTCAATCATTTCGAAAACGTCTGGAAACAACTGGAAAGTCGAAAGAATTCCGGTCTGGTTTCCGATGATGAAGCGAAGCTAGCATCTTCAGCTGTCTCAATAGCAGCTGCTTCTTCTGTTGCTAAAGTGGCTGCAGCTGCTGCTAAAATCGCATCAGACGTTGCAGAACAAGCAAGATTGATGGCTGACGAAGTTTTTTTATCAAACAAAACTGATAGTTATAATCAAAGTGGCACTACTTCAATCATTTCTGCTGCTAAAGAAGCTGCTCGTAGGAGAATTGAAGCTGCTTCTGCTGCTTCAAAACATGCTGAAAATTTAGATGCTATTGTAAAAGCTGCTGAGCTGGCAGCAGAAGCGGTATCACAAGCTGGAAAGATTGTTGCAATTGGTAATCCTTTGTCTATAAGAGAATTGGTGGAAGCTGGTCCTGAGGGTTACTGGAAGTTTCCGGAGTCATCCGTTCAGAAGGGTCGTTCTGATAAACAGAATGTTGAAACTGCTCTTAATGATAAAGAAGATTTGGTCAAGGATCAAATGATTGTTGCAAGCAATGAAAAGGGTCGTAACGGTCCTAACTTATCCAAAACTGCTGGATCAGTTCATACTTCTGATGTTgacccgaacatgcttcagagTACTTCAAGCACGTGGAAAGATAACATCATTAAAGAAGGTTGTCTTGTTGAGGTAAGGGAATTGTATCCATCGAAACGAGCTACGTTTTATTACAAAACAATATAATTACAATAATATCTACAAAACAATATACTAGTCTCCAGGCGATTTTCAACCTGTTTGACCTAATTATCCCATTTCTCTTgtatttattaatattttgtatGACCTGTTTTGAGATAAAAACACAACCCGAATCAATAGTGATATACGATCGATCTCACTTGCTTAGTCACACTTGTGATGTACTGATGTTTGGCAGTTTATTTTAAAGCGCTAtgcttattttattattataatttttttagcaAAATGATACCATGTCTGAAgtattttcattattttttaGGTACGTAAAGACGATGACAAGAAGAAAAGTGCCTGGTTTGCCGCAAATGTATCAACTCTGAAAGATGGAAAAGCATTTGTCTGCTACACTGAACTTCAATCAAATGATGGTAAGATGTTAAAAAATAATCTTTTCTAAGAAGATTCGGTATTTTATAAATATGTAGCTGGCATCTTTTCTATTTATTGGAGCATCCTCCTACAAAGTAACAAAATCTTAGTTTTGGACCTTTGGTACTGATTCTATATTCATCCTTATAGGGTCGGGTAAATTAACGGAATGGGTCGCACTTGAAGGTGAAGGCACTGAGCCACCTAGGATACGCATTGCTCATCCTATGACTACCATGCGGTCTGAAGGGACGAGAAAGAGAGGCAGAACAACCCTTACAGATTATGGTTGGTGTAGTGGGGACCGAGTTGATGTGTGGGTCCAAGATTGGTAACCATTTCACATCTCTATTGTTCTTATTAATGGATTTTAAATAACCAATTCCCGTTATATTTAAACTGAGAAGAAGCTCTTCAATAAATGTATCTTTCTGTAGCTGGTGTGAAGCAGTTGTTGTGGAGACAAATAAGACTGATTTAACTTCTCTAACTGTTCAGTTTCCTGGTATGTATGGTTATATAAAACGGCCTTCAATCTTTTTAATGACATGTGCTGAAATCTGATTGTACCCCACCTTGGCTTGCAGCCCAAGGAGAGACATCCGTTGTTCGGTCATGGCATGTCAGGCCAACGCTTATCTGGAAAGATGGCAAGTGGATCGAGTGGTCTAGTCAGAAGGGGTCCCACTCTTTAGAAGTAAGGCAATCtgtctattattattattatttattatttttgtgTTTGGTGGTTAGGTGTTGGTGGGTTGGATAGGCCTGTAAATAAACTGAaagttcatgaactgttcggcgggaagttcgtttattttaataaaccaacgaataacatgaacacacgttttgttcgtttatttatgtttgtGAAAGTTCGTTTATTTACGTTACTTTACTCtgtttaattattaataaattCATAAATAGTTGTATAAAGATAAACATTAAACGGGATTTCTTATTTATATAAAAGTAGCTAATTAGTAATTGGGCTTCCTAGTAATAAAAAGTGGGCTTTTGAATTGAAGCTAACGTAgattatgtttgtttatgtttggtcATTTTTTTGTTCATTATGTTCGTataagtttgtttatgttttaaacGAACGGACATAAATGAACATGAACATGCTCATTTTCTTAAAGAACGAACATGAAAAAAAAACGTGTTCGATcatatgttcgtgttcggttaaagttaaatgaacgaacacgaacataccCGTGTTCGCGTCCGTTccgttcgtttacaggcctagggTTGGATGTGGATTCTAAAATCGATTTTCTGATTATTGCAAAAAGAATTAATAATCAGGTTTTAGCGTTTGGAAATTATGTTTATTTGATTATTTAAGGAATATTAATATTTTCTATCTACCACATTTTCATTGCCAGTGAATAGTGATGCTATTAAAATACATAATTCTTGGAATTTGTACAATAATATACAAGTAATTGCTTTATAATTTGTTGATGGATTATTTGGGTTTCACATTATTTTTTTATGAATTATACGGTTACAGGGTGATACACCACGTGAAAAGCGACATAAGATTGGTAGTAGCCCTGTTATAGAAGGGAAAGATAAGGCTAAACCGTCAAATAACGCTAATCTTATTGAGTCAGGGAGACATCAAGAATCAAGGAATATTCCTATATCTTCCATAGGAATATCAATTGACCTAGGTAAAAGCGCTAGAAGTGAAAACAAGTTCGACACTCTTAAAACCATAAATAGCGGTACGCAGAAGAAACAATCAAGGGTGGTTTTTGGTGTTCCTAAACCCGGGAAGACACAGAAGTTCATGGATGTGAGCACGCATCGTGTTGATGATAGAAACAATAAAAGTAATACACCAAGTGATTCAGTCAAGCTTGTAAATTATTTGATGCCTCAAGCATCCGGGGCCCGTGGGTCGAAAAACAATTCTAAAACCGAAGCCAAAGAAAAGCAAGTTGCTGAAGTCAAACCCAAAGTTATCAAGACTAGAAAACCACCGGTTCCTTCGGTCAAAACGTTGACCCAAAAGGATAAGTCGAAAGGTTCTAAACCCACTTCACATGATGCTTTTACAAGTGATGAGAATTTGTCGGGTCAACCTAACAGGATGGATGTTGACTCTTCTAATACTGAGGACGCAAAGGAAACTTCGACATCAAAGGCAACTAAAGTTGAGGTTGAAGATAAGTCAACTTCGGAAATAGAACCGCGTAGATCAGTTCGCAGAATCCAACCAACTTCAAGGGTAAACTGGTGATTGTTACTtatgattttgaagttttgtt
Coding sequences:
- the LOC110930577 gene encoding uncharacterized protein LOC110930577, which produces MDTDDNDAQDQNLHIVGEESSKVSPVLQSFSLPKFEFDDSLQGHLRFDNLVNNEVFLQEDNNWIEEYSTASKSTRKNVWSEATSSESVEMLLKSVGQEEKVLEESNRHSSLTNVMDPKGELESVVLGDSKIATESVVDELQVDSSVSKVECGNAGSSQNVENASGNNDSDYVDKSKENSVDNSINSDTVAEGGVLNVESVGKPLVESGVSVNEETENGVSSDAQHVTSAEIPSEDILNKDDTSGNTDVNVVGAADSPKNDKGVNAIAHDESNMDILTDAVVAVESSKLSSPDTTDGVQLPSGTIATSDVVTEDQPRSPILGVSLLSDDNKEKVEVGSTSEGAFQKQSPEVEKGTVSDGAEKIVHINAGQSEQTGDDESGSLPDPKESMTGEDGAEPLNLAVNMPDQQQASVDIDSPSGCDTNPSSLDKPQTSLSDAKSVELSQTAKDKHDVTKGTKEDKNFTFEVNASSSQNINFSTNTVSSVSSHGSQLDPNKLHEDSPVTQSPITTSAATRAKGTSERKPRKKSVGTETAKQSNNLKEKTPARRSRKTEKSPPLQTSPTTGHVTPVSNPKPGGMTPISTSTLPILNNSTSVFHHSFTDNQQVQLRAQILVYGSILSGVPPEEPHMIAAFGQSDGGRRAWEATWHAYLERVRGPKAQPNNPGPSTPNQAVKIGSAQSKILSGISSPIVNPIIPISSPLWNIPTPSDGSQSNAMPKSDLFGPFQNPVVQNFAGHNPMWPSQGVFPGQWVASSPVASFNARLSALPITESVKLTTVKESGAVSMPVISVGPSASPTISPMLSSGQTSGQTSSDPKSRKRKKVVNSNITTSAALSTPVGNFVPPISFASTHGQPSNVTHVDQNMEKIVTRENTVSKIEESKVQAADAAVHAAAAVNHFENVWKQLESRKNSGLVSDDEAKLASSAVSIAAASSVAKVAAAAAKIASDVAEQARLMADEVFLSNKTDSYNQSGTTSIISAAKEAARRRIEAASAASKHAENLDAIVKAAELAAEAVSQAGKIVAIGNPLSIRELVEAGPEGYWKFPESSVQKGRSDKQNVETALNDKEDLVKDQMIVASNEKGRNGPNLSKTAGSVHTSDVDPNMLQSTSSTWKDNIIKEGCLVEVRKDDDKKKSAWFAANVSTLKDGKAFVCYTELQSNDGSGKLTEWVALEGEGTEPPRIRIAHPMTTMRSEGTRKRGRTTLTDYGWCSGDRVDVWVQDCWCEAVVVETNKTDLTSLTVQFPAQGETSVVRSWHVRPTLIWKDGKWIEWSSQKGSHSLEGDTPREKRHKIGSSPVIEGKDKAKPSNNANLIESGRHQESRNIPISSIGISIDLGKSARSENKFDTLKTINSGTQKKQSRVVFGVPKPGKTQKFMDVSTHRVDDRNNKSNTPSDSVKLVNYLMPQASGARGSKNNSKTEAKEKQVAEVKPKVIKTRKPPVPSVKTLTQKDKSKGSKPTSHDAFTSDENLSGQPNRMDVDSSNTEDAKETSTSKATKVEVEDKSTSEIEPRRSVRRIQPTSRLLEGLQSSLTVSHPSPRSHNKVTTKGSSN